One part of the Bacillus rossius redtenbacheri isolate Brsri chromosome 18, Brsri_v3, whole genome shotgun sequence genome encodes these proteins:
- the LOC134541135 gene encoding protein amnionless isoform X7 produces the protein MLPPDCELAVTGRARPRADCPDPKDVVFSRRGAAPWLLPGNWRSDAPGDWPATPHAHRVPCQEDAVVFPGGRSFGVELPREPVYVRRLSLQGQDVSSAEWSEFLMSDAGEWQFAAPEESRQFAVTVTGGSAEEVAACGESSGCRCVSEAAEAEVCRLQAPLCGPPPPCWPAVRPLGHCCDVCGTYVLLDYTDRFRLTALKAAVEEVLKEEGFSGLAKHVGKAAETGQVQVVLVDRGGYSSAPGDAARRLTETLSNRRDALGLTRMEIHSSGPAVSPGGPARIVGGVFGTLFAVVAVLGLLYLVFVVFDGKPLLSLTAGGGYSVFARFDNSAEEEAGRHDETALEAAAALEVALRRPQKPPHAFDNPMFGQRPPQGKSAMPPVGREPTQENPVFLEMQGRRSSTSEDTAEEELLSSQDEDAEDEGSPSAPAQ, from the exons acgtggtgttctcgcGGCGGGGGGCGGCGCCCTGGCTGCTGCCGGGCAACTGGCGCAGCGACGCCCCAGGGGACTGGCCGGCGACCCCCCACGCGCACCGGGTTCCCTGCCAGGAGGACGCCGTCGTCTTCCCCGGGGGCCGCAGCTTCGGCGTGGAGCTGCCGCGCGAGCCCGTTTACGTGCGCCGCCTCTCCTTGCAGGGCCAG GACGTGAGCTCGGCCGAGTGGTCCGAGTTCCTGATGTCGGACGCTGGCGAGTGGCAGTTCGCCGCTCCAGAGGAGAGCCGCCAGTTCGCGGTGACGGTGACCGGAGGATCAGCCGAGGAGGTGGCGGCGTGCGGCGAGTCCTCGGGCTGCCGCTGCGTGTCGGAGGCGGCGGAGGCCGAGGTGTGCCGCCTCCAGGCGCCACTCTGCGGGCCGCCCCCACCTTGCTGGCCAGCCGTGCGGCCGCTGGGACACTGCTGCGATGTGTGCG GTACCTACGTGCTTCTGGACTACACCGACCGCTTCAGGCTGACCGCCCTGAAGGCAGCCGTTGAGGAAGTGCTGAAGGAGGAAGGCTTCAGCGGCCTGGCTAAGCACGTGGGCAAGGCGGCGGAGACGGGCCAAGTGCAGGTGGTGCTGGTGGACCGCGGCGGCTACAGCAGCGCCCCTGGCGACGCGGCGCGGCGGCTGACAGAGACGCTCTCAAACA GGAGAGACGCGCTGGGGCTGACCAGGATGGAGATTCACTCCTCGGGCCCGGCCGTCTCCCCGGGCGGTCCAGCCAGGATCGTCGGCGGCGTGTTCGGGACGCTGTTCGCCGTCGTCGCTGTACTGGGGCTTCTCTACCTGGTGTTCGTCGTGTTTGACGGAAAACC GCTGCTGAGTCTGACGGCGGGCGGCGGCTACTCGGTGTTCGCGCGCTTCGACAACTCCGCCGAAGAAGAGGCGGGCCGGCACGACGAGACGGCGctggaggcggcggcggcgctgGAGGTGGCGCTGCGCCGCCCCCAGAAGCCGCCCCACGCCTTCGACAACCCCATGTTCGGCCAGCGCCCCCCGCAG GGAAAATCCGCGATGCCGCCGGTCGGCCGGGAGCCCACGCAGGAGAACCCGGTGTTCCTCGAGATGCAGGGCCGGCGCAGCTCCACCAGCGAGGACACGGCCGAGGAGGAGTTGTTGTCCAGCCAGGACGAGGACGCCGAGGACGAAGGATCCCCGTCCGCGCCGGCGCAGTAG